One Actinomycetota bacterium DNA window includes the following coding sequences:
- the secE gene encoding preprotein translocase subunit SecE yields MNREMRRLQDREDRRLKQKRKKQQQRKRRPQRGNEQLSLMQRLQRFIREVRAELKRVSWPSREELIAFTTVTVITSTALTIYIFALDFFFKDGVLFFLGI; encoded by the coding sequence ATGAACCGAGAGATGCGCCGGCTCCAAGACCGTGAGGACCGGCGACTGAAACAAAAGAGGAAGAAGCAGCAGCAGCGTAAGCGGCGTCCCCAGCGCGGGAACGAGCAGCTTTCACTGATGCAACGCCTGCAACGGTTCATCCGTGAGGTTCGGGCCGAGCTCAAGAGAGTATCTTGGCCGAGCCGAGAGGAGCTCATCGCGTTTACGACGGTAACGGTCATCACCTCGACTGCATTGACGATCTACATTTTCGCTCTGGACTTCTTCTTCAAAGATGGCGTCCTCTTCTTCCTGGGGATCTGA